One Azoarcus sp. DN11 DNA segment encodes these proteins:
- a CDS encoding MFS transporter, producing MSGQVRPVVAVVMLCHFVASFAALGMPPFFALILERSLDNDRPWLAGAFYVVPTLLAALSAPWWGRLADRYGKKPLLVRAQLGLALSFLLAGFATSTSGFFAALVLQGVLGGTFAASNAYLATIASGAALVRSLTAMQWSARAALVAAPACLGLWIGERSPIELYRWLALLPLAAALLVALLPAGGAAARAGAPAAAPAARAPASPRQIYVLQFVFVFATVATFPYFVADLQQRLPALTAGTAGLLFGLPHLVYLLAAPPLARWLGAPSLGGLALGFAALALALAAQSFSHDLPALVGWRLVMGVAMSVGFVGLHALVASVVEAGSAGRSFGGFESSSKWGGAAGGLAAGAIAVAAGTAAPFLLGATALLPALLYLAVLMRRAPRPRAA from the coding sequence GTGAGCGGGCAGGTGCGTCCCGTCGTCGCCGTGGTGATGCTGTGCCATTTCGTCGCATCCTTCGCGGCGCTGGGCATGCCGCCCTTCTTCGCGCTGATCCTCGAGCGCTCGCTCGACAACGACCGGCCGTGGCTCGCCGGCGCCTTCTACGTCGTGCCGACGCTGCTGGCGGCGCTGTCGGCGCCGTGGTGGGGGCGGCTCGCCGACCGCTACGGCAAGAAGCCGCTGCTCGTGCGCGCGCAACTCGGGCTCGCGCTGAGCTTCCTGCTGGCGGGCTTCGCGACGAGCACCAGCGGCTTCTTCGCCGCGCTCGTCCTGCAGGGGGTGCTCGGCGGCACGTTCGCGGCGTCCAACGCGTATCTGGCGACCATCGCCAGCGGCGCGGCGCTCGTGCGCAGCCTCACCGCGATGCAGTGGTCGGCGCGCGCCGCGCTGGTCGCCGCGCCGGCCTGCCTCGGCCTGTGGATCGGCGAGCGCTCGCCGATCGAGCTCTATCGCTGGCTCGCGCTGCTGCCGCTCGCGGCGGCGCTGCTCGTCGCGCTGCTGCCCGCGGGCGGCGCGGCGGCGCGGGCGGGCGCTCCGGCCGCCGCGCCGGCCGCGCGCGCTCCGGCCAGCCCGCGCCAGATCTACGTGCTGCAGTTCGTCTTCGTCTTCGCGACGGTGGCGACCTTCCCGTATTTCGTCGCCGACCTGCAGCAGCGCCTGCCGGCGCTCACCGCCGGCACTGCCGGCCTGCTGTTCGGCCTGCCGCACCTCGTCTATCTGCTGGCTGCGCCGCCGCTCGCCCGGTGGCTCGGCGCGCCCTCGCTGGGGGGGCTGGCGTTGGGCTTCGCCGCGCTGGCGCTGGCGCTCGCCGCCCAGTCCTTCAGTCACGATCTGCCGGCGCTGGTCGGCTGGCGCCTGGTGATGGGCGTCGCGATGAGTGTCGGCTTCGTCGGCCTGCACGCGCTGGTCGCGAGCGTCGTCGAGGCGGGCAGCGCGGGGCGCAGTTTCGGCGGGTTCGAGAGCAGTTCGAAGTGGGGCGGCGCCGCCGGGGGGCTCGCTGCCGGCGCGATCGCGGTGGCGGCGGGGACTGCCGCGCCCTTCCTGCTCGGCGCGACGGCGCTGCTGCCGGCGCTGCTCTACCTCGCCGTGCTCATGCGGCGCGCGCCACGCCCGCGGGCGGCCTGA
- a CDS encoding IucA/IucC family protein produces the protein MTARLPGMSTGAPVDADADYVCRRVVDALLREDVRECASRGEFLEGEGGRRWLRVGHLGAAPLWLPVEPARHMQDWRLADLPLLREDATGFTPLRDVAAVLAAFAEGLPEAAALRFADYADECGAALEHRRAALAEQARWFAQPGLPSGHALPCWHERLLHHDRLAAFLDHPYYPTARAKLGFAVADLARYAPEFCPEFELNWLAVPQALHHASGAARPPAWPDFADVGLPAALAATHALVPVHPFVWEHRLDAFLAEAGLVAQAIRAPGTWLAVTPTLSVRSLALCDAPAWHVKLPLTIRTLGTKNIRTIKPSTIGDGHRIQTLLGDIVAREPALAGRVLLTDEENGAHVGGLPFLGFILRRYPEAALADATPVPIAGLLADAPGGGTVLEALAGRYFGGALDAWFDAYLALTLDLHLTLWLRYGIALESNQQNSVLVFGDDGLRLLLKDNDAARIHVGRLRARWPDLATRLDGLEDARIGVDEALPLAQMFTTITLQLNIAALIEGFAGRRGGDPADAYVRVRRQLEAVLVRLAAEGEEVGLARRVLLDDDTLYLKYLLRAASLEDKAQTGAADVNKFYGKRAPNVLKGAR, from the coding sequence ATGACGGCCCGCCTGCCGGGCATGTCGACCGGGGCGCCGGTCGATGCGGATGCCGACTACGTGTGCCGCCGGGTGGTCGACGCGTTGCTGCGCGAGGATGTGCGCGAATGCGCGAGCCGTGGCGAGTTTTTGGAGGGCGAGGGCGGCCGGCGCTGGCTGCGCGTCGGCCACCTCGGCGCCGCGCCGCTGTGGCTTCCGGTCGAGCCCGCGCGCCACATGCAGGACTGGCGCCTCGCGGACTTGCCGCTGCTGCGCGAGGACGCCACCGGCTTCACGCCCTTGCGCGACGTTGCGGCGGTCCTCGCCGCGTTCGCCGAGGGGCTGCCCGAGGCCGCTGCACTGCGCTTTGCCGACTACGCCGACGAGTGCGGTGCCGCGCTCGAGCATCGCCGCGCCGCACTGGCCGAGCAGGCGCGCTGGTTTGCGCAGCCGGGGTTGCCGTCCGGCCACGCGCTGCCTTGCTGGCACGAGCGCCTGTTGCACCATGACCGCCTCGCCGCCTTCCTCGATCATCCCTATTATCCGACGGCGCGGGCCAAGCTCGGTTTCGCGGTCGCCGACCTGGCGCGCTACGCGCCCGAGTTCTGCCCCGAGTTCGAACTCAACTGGCTGGCGGTGCCGCAGGCGCTGCACCACGCGAGCGGCGCGGCACGGCCGCCTGCCTGGCCGGATTTCGCGGACGTCGGGCTGCCGGCGGCGCTTGCCGCGACGCACGCGCTGGTGCCGGTGCATCCCTTCGTGTGGGAGCACCGGCTCGACGCCTTCCTCGCGGAAGCCGGCCTCGTCGCGCAGGCGATCCGCGCGCCCGGCACATGGCTCGCCGTCACGCCGACGCTCTCCGTGCGCTCGCTCGCGCTGTGCGACGCACCCGCCTGGCACGTCAAGCTGCCGCTGACGATCCGCACGCTGGGGACGAAGAACATCCGCACGATCAAACCCAGCACGATCGGCGACGGCCACCGCATCCAGACGCTGCTCGGCGACATCGTCGCGCGCGAGCCGGCGCTGGCCGGCCGGGTGCTGCTCACCGACGAGGAGAACGGCGCGCACGTCGGCGGTCTGCCTTTCCTGGGCTTCATCCTGCGTCGCTACCCGGAGGCGGCGCTCGCCGACGCGACGCCGGTGCCGATCGCCGGCTTGCTCGCCGACGCACCGGGCGGCGGCACCGTGCTGGAAGCGCTCGCGGGGCGCTACTTCGGCGGGGCGCTCGACGCCTGGTTCGATGCCTACCTCGCGCTGACGCTGGATCTGCACCTGACGCTGTGGCTGCGCTACGGCATCGCGCTCGAATCGAACCAGCAGAATTCGGTACTGGTGTTCGGCGACGATGGCCTGCGCCTGCTGCTGAAGGACAACGATGCGGCGCGCATCCACGTCGGGCGGCTGCGTGCGCGCTGGCCGGATCTCGCCACGCGGCTCGACGGGCTGGAGGACGCGCGCATCGGCGTCGACGAGGCGCTGCCGCTCGCGCAGATGTTTACGACCATCACGCTGCAGCTGAACATCGCGGCGCTGATCGAGGGTTTCGCCGGCCGTCGCGGGGGCGACCCGGCGGACGCCTACGTGCGGGTGCGCCGCCAGCTCGAGGCAGTGCTCGTGCGGCTCGCTGCGGAAGGCGAGGAGGTCGGTTTGGCGCGCCGCGTGCTGCTCGACGACGACACGCTGTACCTGAAATACCTGCTGCGCGCGGCCTCGCTCGAGGACAAGGCGCAGACCGGTGCGGCCGACGTCAACAAGTTCTACGGCAAGCGCGCGCCGAACGTGCTGAAGGGGGCGCGGTGA
- a CDS encoding ATP-grasp domain-containing protein, whose translation MRELILLAHVPTAAVNDGFLPAAKALDLSVVLLTDCADAHRAHFAHSASASRPDEIVACDVFNPLSVIDAITGRGARPAAVFSNSDHLQAATAIAAAYFGLPGKDWRIAYAAKNKAQMRARLAELGIDTLWHAVVCEPAALAALTEVPLPCIVKPREGVASQQVSLARDRGELAAQCAAVWRVQPGQPLLLEEYLEGPLYTLETLGDGSGLAVLGGFRVTLSPPPHFVELEAVWGTGLPAAVEAEVRETIRRFGVGFGACHTEYVLTARGPRLIEINYRSIGDYREFLLADALQFPLFEQVLRLHLGESLPALSIPDRAAWIRYFTATREGRLERAPAAFAQAEDAIRLAYQPLRTPGEAIELTHSNKDYLGVLRGSGPDAAGLQAAVERASRDLVWEITR comes from the coding sequence ATGCGCGAACTGATCCTGCTGGCCCATGTGCCCACCGCAGCAGTCAATGATGGTTTCCTGCCCGCCGCGAAGGCGCTCGATTTGTCGGTCGTGCTGCTGACCGACTGCGCCGACGCTCATCGCGCCCATTTCGCGCACAGCGCGTCAGCGTCGCGCCCGGACGAGATCGTCGCCTGCGACGTGTTCAACCCGTTGTCGGTGATCGATGCGATCACGGGGCGCGGCGCCCGGCCGGCGGCCGTTTTCTCGAACAGCGACCATCTTCAGGCCGCAACCGCGATCGCGGCGGCGTACTTCGGTCTGCCCGGCAAGGATTGGCGCATCGCCTACGCGGCCAAGAACAAGGCCCAGATGCGCGCGCGCCTGGCCGAGCTGGGTATCGACACGCTGTGGCACGCGGTGGTGTGCGAGCCCGCGGCGCTCGCGGCGCTGACGGAGGTGCCGCTGCCGTGCATCGTCAAACCGCGCGAGGGCGTCGCGAGCCAGCAGGTGAGCCTCGCCCGCGACCGCGGCGAGCTCGCCGCGCAGTGTGCGGCAGTGTGGCGCGTGCAGCCGGGCCAGCCGCTGCTGCTCGAGGAATACCTCGAAGGGCCGCTCTACACGCTGGAGACGCTCGGTGACGGGAGCGGGCTCGCCGTGCTCGGCGGCTTCCGCGTGACGCTGTCGCCGCCGCCGCATTTCGTCGAACTCGAGGCGGTGTGGGGGACCGGCTTGCCGGCCGCCGTCGAGGCCGAGGTGCGCGAAACGATCCGGCGTTTCGGCGTCGGTTTCGGCGCCTGCCATACCGAGTACGTGCTGACCGCACGCGGCCCGCGCTTGATAGAGATCAACTACCGCAGCATCGGTGACTACCGCGAGTTTCTGCTCGCCGACGCGCTGCAGTTCCCGCTCTTCGAGCAAGTGCTGCGCCTGCACTTGGGCGAGTCGCTGCCGGCCTTGTCGATTCCCGACCGCGCCGCGTGGATCCGCTATTTCACAGCGACCCGCGAAGGCCGCCTTGAGCGTGCGCCCGCCGCCTTCGCGCAGGCGGAAGACGCCATTCGTCTCGCCTACCAGCCGTTGCGCACGCCCGGCGAAGCAATCGAGCTGACGCATTCGAACAAGGACTACCTCGGGGTGCTGCGCGGCAGCGGCCCCGACGCCGCGGGCCTGCAGGCCGCGGTCGAGCGCGCAAGCCGCGATCTCGTCTGGGAGATCACGCGATGA
- a CDS encoding phage virion morphogenesis protein: MIRIDINAGNAAPRIADAIAKLQDGRPLFQRIAAALEAETEANFAAQGRPGWAPLSQATIAARTKRAGGAARVYAAIHQFGGTIDRAPHSTKVRLRTDAKGDLVRQGTEGRSKSLAVFAKDSHKRARESWHAVDAYQITISARPYLPFTGTSAGATLQPEAAQSVLDVMTRMLGDTLT, translated from the coding sequence ATGATCCGCATCGACATCAACGCAGGCAACGCCGCACCGAGGATCGCCGATGCGATCGCCAAGCTGCAGGACGGCCGCCCGCTCTTCCAGCGCATCGCGGCCGCACTCGAGGCGGAAACCGAGGCGAACTTCGCCGCCCAGGGCCGCCCGGGCTGGGCGCCACTGTCCCAGGCGACGATCGCCGCTCGAACGAAGCGAGCCGGCGGCGCCGCACGCGTCTACGCAGCCATCCACCAGTTCGGCGGCACCATCGACCGCGCCCCGCACTCGACCAAGGTCCGCTTGCGCACCGACGCGAAGGGCGACCTGGTGCGACAGGGTACCGAAGGCCGCTCCAAGAGCCTGGCCGTCTTCGCGAAGGACAGCCACAAGCGCGCCCGCGAGAGCTGGCACGCTGTCGACGCCTACCAGATCACCATCTCCGCGCGCCCGTACCTGCCCTTCACCGGGACCTCGGCCGGCGCGACGCTCCAACCCGAAGCCGCCCAGTCCGTCCTCGACGTAATGACCCGCATGCTGGGCGACACGCTGACCTGA
- a CDS encoding acetyl-CoA hydrolase/transferase family protein, with protein MNKENRIHCATLRNKVMSANEAASLIQSGMNVGMSGFTGSGYPKAVPSALAKHIMDANLNGKRFKIGVWTGASTAPELDGALAMVDGIEMRLPYQSDPTCRKRINAGEMEYIDIHLSHVAQFVWFGFLGKLDVAVVEVAGILEDGRLIPSSSIGNNKTWLDQADKVILEVNSWQSAQLEGMHDIWYGTQLPPHRQPIPLVRSSDRIGEPYLRCDPNKVIAVVETHAPDRNSAFAPPDENSKKIAGHILEFLQHEVKKGRLPKELLPLQSGVGNIANAVMAGLNEGPFDNLTAYTEVLQDGMLEMLKSGKLASASATAFSLSNEALAELNADLAKYRERIILRPQEISNHPEVIRRLGIIAMNGLIEADIYGNVNSTHVMGSKIMNGIGGSGDFARNAYLSIFMTPSQAKGGAISCIVPMASHVDHTEHDVQVLVTEQGLADLRGLSPKQRAKVIIENCAHPNFKPALSDYYKRALQFSPGKQTPHLLEEVFSWHLRALRGERM; from the coding sequence ATGAACAAAGAAAATCGCATCCATTGCGCGACGCTGCGCAACAAGGTGATGTCCGCCAACGAGGCGGCGAGCCTGATCCAGTCGGGCATGAACGTGGGCATGAGCGGCTTTACCGGTTCGGGCTACCCGAAGGCGGTGCCGTCCGCGCTGGCGAAACACATCATGGACGCGAACCTGAACGGCAAGCGTTTCAAGATCGGCGTGTGGACGGGCGCCTCGACGGCGCCGGAGCTCGACGGCGCGTTGGCGATGGTCGATGGCATCGAGATGCGCCTGCCCTACCAGTCGGATCCGACCTGCCGCAAGCGCATCAACGCCGGTGAGATGGAGTACATCGACATCCACCTGTCGCACGTTGCGCAGTTCGTGTGGTTCGGTTTCCTCGGCAAGCTCGACGTTGCGGTTGTGGAAGTCGCGGGCATCCTGGAAGACGGGCGGCTCATCCCGTCGTCGTCGATCGGCAACAACAAGACCTGGCTGGACCAGGCCGACAAGGTCATTCTCGAGGTCAACTCGTGGCAGAGCGCCCAGCTCGAGGGCATGCACGACATCTGGTACGGCACGCAGTTGCCGCCGCACCGCCAGCCGATCCCGCTCGTGCGCAGTTCCGACCGCATCGGCGAGCCCTACCTGCGCTGCGACCCGAACAAGGTGATCGCGGTCGTCGAGACGCACGCGCCGGACCGCAACTCGGCCTTCGCGCCGCCCGACGAGAACTCGAAGAAGATCGCCGGCCACATCCTCGAATTCCTGCAGCACGAGGTGAAGAAAGGGCGCTTGCCCAAGGAGCTGCTGCCGCTGCAGTCGGGCGTGGGCAACATCGCCAACGCCGTGATGGCGGGCCTCAACGAAGGCCCGTTCGACAACCTCACCGCCTACACGGAAGTGCTGCAGGACGGCATGCTGGAGATGCTCAAGTCCGGCAAGCTCGCGAGCGCGTCGGCCACCGCCTTCTCGCTCAGTAACGAGGCGCTGGCGGAACTCAACGCGGATCTGGCGAAGTACCGCGAGCGCATCATCCTGCGCCCGCAGGAGATCAGCAACCATCCGGAAGTGATCCGCCGCCTGGGCATCATCGCGATGAACGGCCTGATCGAGGCCGACATCTACGGCAACGTCAATTCGACGCACGTGATGGGCTCGAAGATCATGAACGGCATCGGCGGCTCGGGCGACTTTGCGCGCAATGCCTACCTGTCGATCTTCATGACCCCGTCGCAGGCGAAGGGCGGGGCGATCTCGTGCATCGTGCCGATGGCCTCGCACGTCGATCACACCGAGCACGACGTGCAGGTGCTGGTGACCGAGCAGGGCCTCGCCGACCTGCGCGGGCTCTCGCCCAAGCAGCGCGCGAAGGTGATCATCGAGAACTGCGCGCATCCGAACTTCAAGCCCGCGCTGAGCGACTATTACAAGCGCGCGCTGCAGTTCTCGCCCGGCAAGCAGACGCCCCACCTGCTCGAAGAGGTGTTCAGCTGGCACCTGCGCGCGCTGCGCGGCGAGCGGATGTAA
- the gcvA gene encoding transcriptional regulator GcvA, with product MSYRLPGLALLRTFESAARHLSFKQAAAELSVTPAAVSQQIKALEGWLGVPLFRRMTRALALTEHGRAMLPKVREGFDCFAAAIESTRQAIAGPLTVIAPPSFASHWLVPHLAGFTNAHPEVELQLSSTADTVDRSGQAAIVAALAVDPRDAESRVAILYGTGRYPGRVVDKLFSPDYVPVCVPALLRGDHALREPADLARHVLIHDDTLRDAGPGIARSGWGLWLERAGVAGVDAKRGPRFANAALALSAVLAGQGVTLASRSLIESRVAEGSLAIPFDIPLPSPFAYYLVMHEAIAQRPAVAAFRAWLTAEAAAQAV from the coding sequence ATGAGCTACCGCCTGCCCGGCCTCGCCCTGCTGCGCACTTTCGAATCCGCCGCACGCCACCTGAGCTTCAAGCAGGCCGCGGCGGAGCTGAGCGTGACCCCGGCCGCCGTGAGCCAGCAGATCAAGGCGCTGGAGGGCTGGCTGGGCGTGCCGCTGTTCCGCCGCATGACGCGCGCGCTGGCCCTCACCGAGCACGGCCGCGCGATGCTGCCCAAGGTACGCGAAGGCTTCGACTGCTTCGCCGCGGCCATCGAGAGCACGCGCCAGGCGATCGCCGGGCCGCTCACGGTGATCGCACCGCCCTCCTTCGCGAGCCACTGGCTGGTGCCGCACCTCGCGGGCTTCACCAACGCGCACCCGGAAGTCGAGCTGCAGCTCTCGAGCACCGCCGACACCGTCGATCGCAGCGGCCAGGCGGCCATCGTCGCCGCGCTCGCCGTCGACCCGCGCGACGCCGAGAGCCGGGTTGCCATCCTGTACGGCACCGGCCGCTACCCCGGCCGCGTCGTCGACAAGCTCTTCTCGCCCGACTACGTGCCGGTGTGCGTGCCGGCCTTGCTGCGCGGCGACCACGCGCTGCGCGAGCCGGCCGACCTCGCCCGCCACGTGCTGATCCACGACGACACGCTGCGCGACGCCGGCCCCGGCATCGCGCGCTCGGGCTGGGGGCTGTGGCTCGAACGGGCGGGCGTCGCCGGCGTCGATGCGAAGCGCGGCCCGCGCTTCGCCAACGCCGCGCTGGCCCTCTCGGCGGTACTCGCCGGCCAGGGGGTCACGCTCGCGTCGCGCTCGCTGATCGAATCGCGCGTCGCCGAAGGCAGCCTCGCGATCCCCTTCGACATACCGCTGCCCTCGCCCTTCGCCTATTATCTGGTCATGCACGAGGCGATCGCGCAGCGCCCCGCGGTCGCTGCCTTCCGCGCCTGGCTGACGGCCGAGGCCGCCGCCCAGGCCGTCTGA
- a CDS encoding SDR family oxidoreductase → MKAILTGHTQGLGAAIARELLARTIPVLGLARRANDALAERYPDDLSQVQIDLADTDVLADWLASATLRSFLADCSQAFLINNAGGLQPVGQPDILPPEAIARAIALNTTAPLMLASAFAAASSNVADRRILHVSSGAARSAYAGWSVYCASKAALDQHARAVAMDGTPGLRICSLAPGVIDTAMQAEIRATPEDRFPVRARFEALKRDNALARPDECAFRLVNYLLGDEFGTAATADLRQLAP, encoded by the coding sequence ATGAAAGCCATCCTGACCGGACACACCCAGGGCCTCGGCGCCGCGATCGCCCGGGAACTCCTCGCCCGCACGATCCCCGTGCTGGGCCTGGCGCGGCGCGCGAACGACGCCCTCGCCGAACGCTACCCCGACGATCTCTCGCAGGTGCAGATCGACCTCGCCGACACCGACGTCCTCGCCGACTGGCTCGCCAGCGCGACCCTGCGCAGCTTCCTCGCCGACTGTTCGCAGGCCTTCCTGATCAACAACGCCGGGGGGCTGCAGCCGGTCGGCCAGCCCGACATCCTGCCGCCCGAAGCGATCGCCCGCGCCATCGCGCTCAACACCACCGCGCCGCTGATGCTCGCGAGCGCCTTCGCCGCCGCCAGCAGCAACGTCGCGGACCGGCGCATCCTGCACGTGTCGAGCGGCGCCGCGCGCAGCGCCTACGCCGGCTGGAGCGTGTATTGCGCGTCGAAGGCGGCACTCGACCAGCACGCACGCGCCGTCGCGATGGACGGCACGCCCGGCCTGCGCATCTGCAGCCTCGCCCCGGGCGTCATCGATACCGCGATGCAGGCGGAGATCCGCGCGACGCCCGAAGACCGCTTCCCGGTGCGCGCCCGCTTCGAGGCGCTCAAGCGCGACAACGCCCTCGCCCGCCCCGACGAATGCGCGTTCCGGCTCGTGAACTACCTGCTCGGCGACGAATTCGGCACGGCGGCAACCGCCGACCTGCGCCAGCTCGCGCCCTGA
- a CDS encoding LysE family translocator, whose translation MTSIETTLAFFAVSVLLGAAPGPDNLFVLMQSAMRGRRAGMLVVLGLCTGLLGHTAAVAVGLAAVFAASATAFTVLKFAGAAYLAWLAWQVLTAPDGGDPTVGEAAPDGWRMYVRGIVMNLTNPKVILFFLAFLPQFVEAGAGPVALQVMWLGFVFIVATLLTFGAIALFAASIGQRLRRSATARRVLNKSAGLVFLGLAARLVLAER comes from the coding sequence ATGACTTCCATCGAAACGACCCTCGCCTTCTTCGCCGTGTCGGTGCTGCTGGGCGCGGCGCCGGGCCCGGACAACCTGTTCGTGCTGATGCAGTCGGCCATGCGCGGGCGCCGCGCGGGGATGCTGGTCGTCCTCGGCCTGTGCACGGGCCTGCTCGGGCACACCGCGGCGGTCGCGGTGGGGCTGGCAGCGGTGTTCGCCGCGTCGGCGACGGCTTTCACGGTGCTGAAGTTCGCCGGTGCGGCCTATCTCGCGTGGCTCGCGTGGCAGGTGCTGACGGCGCCCGACGGAGGCGATCCGACCGTCGGTGAGGCGGCACCGGACGGCTGGCGCATGTACGTGCGCGGGATCGTGATGAACCTCACCAATCCCAAGGTGATCCTGTTCTTCCTCGCCTTCCTGCCGCAGTTCGTCGAGGCCGGGGCGGGGCCGGTGGCGCTGCAGGTGATGTGGCTGGGCTTCGTGTTCATCGTCGCGACGCTGCTGACCTTCGGCGCGATCGCGCTGTTCGCGGCGTCGATCGGGCAGCGCCTGCGCCGTTCGGCGACTGCGCGGCGCGTGCTGAACAAGTCGGCGGGGCTGGTGTTCCTCGGGCTCGCGGCGCGGCTGGTGCTGGCCGAGCGCTGA
- a CDS encoding pyridoxamine 5'-phosphate oxidase family protein, with protein sequence MNLSVDPAIHLLHEAGHATLATLSTQLAGYPYATALPCVVDEAHRPLFCISLLAEHTKNLLADPRASVSVVGAENGNIQAGARMTLIGDVERFEPPPELRARYLRYQPDAKQYLELDFAFFRLHPKRIRFIGGVGRMGWIEEARWTALPVLAVEEEAGLLQQIAGNVPARTHLLGLDCFGIDYLADGRRMRQRFTEARSAGNLAAAAPRIASGLR encoded by the coding sequence ATGAACCTCTCCGTCGACCCCGCCATCCACCTGCTGCACGAAGCGGGGCACGCCACGCTGGCGACGCTTTCGACGCAGCTCGCCGGCTATCCGTATGCGACCGCGCTGCCCTGCGTCGTCGACGAGGCGCACCGCCCGCTGTTCTGCATCAGCCTGCTCGCCGAGCACACCAAGAACCTGCTCGCCGACCCGCGCGCGAGCGTGTCGGTCGTCGGCGCCGAGAACGGCAACATCCAGGCCGGGGCGCGCATGACGCTGATCGGCGATGTCGAACGCTTCGAACCGCCGCCGGAACTCCGCGCCCGTTACCTGCGCTACCAGCCGGACGCGAAGCAGTACCTGGAGCTCGACTTCGCGTTCTTCCGCCTGCACCCGAAGCGCATCCGCTTCATCGGCGGCGTGGGGCGCATGGGATGGATCGAGGAGGCGCGCTGGACGGCGCTGCCCGTGCTGGCGGTCGAGGAGGAGGCCGGGCTGCTGCAGCAGATTGCCGGGAACGTGCCGGCGCGCACGCACCTGCTCGGCCTGGATTGCTTCGGCATCGACTATCTGGCGGACGGCCGGCGGATGCGGCAGCGCTTCACCGAGGCGCGCAGCGCCGGGAACCTCGCTGCGGCGGCGCCGCGCATCGCGTCGGGGCTGCGTTGA
- a CDS encoding SRPBCC family protein, whose protein sequence is MPTGTVRLHRVLRAKPEKIYRAFLDAEALARWLPPNGFTCQVDHLEARVGGTFRMAFRNFSTGNGHSFGGRYLELMPNERIRYTDKFDSADLPGEMVTTVTLRAVACGAEMNVVQEGIPEAIPTEFCYLGWQESLDHLARLVEPEIPD, encoded by the coding sequence ATGCCGACCGGTACCGTCCGCCTGCACCGCGTGCTGCGTGCAAAACCCGAGAAAATCTACCGTGCCTTCCTCGATGCGGAGGCCCTCGCCCGATGGCTGCCGCCCAACGGTTTCACCTGCCAGGTCGACCATCTGGAAGCCCGGGTCGGCGGTACGTTCAGGATGGCATTCAGGAACTTCAGCACGGGCAACGGCCATTCCTTCGGCGGCCGCTATCTGGAGCTGATGCCGAACGAGCGCATCCGCTACACCGACAAGTTCGATTCCGCCGATCTGCCCGGCGAGATGGTGACGACCGTCACCCTGCGCGCGGTGGCCTGCGGGGCGGAAATGAACGTCGTGCAGGAAGGCATCCCCGAGGCGATCCCGACGGAGTTCTGCTACCTCGGCTGGCAGGAGTCGCTCGACCATCTGGCGCGCCTCGTCGAGCCGGAGATTCCGGACTGA
- a CDS encoding MlaD family protein: protein MKLDAENKARLAFAAFLLLLAAGGLGWYLLAAGHYTLYQIRTNDPVSGLIPDAPVEYHGVDVGKVERVELIDSRSIRVVLAVREDAPVSAATVATITSRGVATRGFTGYVYIALEDAGTGSGPLVARPGEPYPTIPTAASKSMSLDLLISQLNDNVQSLTGLVHDLLDHDTIAALKESAGNLQQLTKTLADNNARLNTLIANGEAASRRLQPLLQSSQHTIDSLQPLVRSSQDVVAAMQPLVRSSRDTVDALQLQLVPQAYRVLTELDELAVSLDGIADKVSKDPLSVVRAAPARRPGPGERP, encoded by the coding sequence ATGAAGCTTGATGCGGAAAACAAGGCCAGACTCGCGTTCGCCGCGTTCCTGCTGCTCCTGGCGGCAGGCGGACTCGGCTGGTACCTGCTGGCGGCCGGCCACTACACGCTCTACCAGATCCGGACAAACGACCCGGTCTCGGGACTGATTCCCGACGCGCCGGTCGAGTACCACGGCGTGGACGTCGGCAAGGTCGAGCGCGTCGAACTGATCGACTCGCGCTCGATCCGCGTCGTGCTCGCCGTCCGCGAGGACGCCCCGGTGAGCGCGGCGACCGTCGCGACGATCACGAGCCGCGGGGTCGCGACGCGCGGCTTCACCGGCTACGTCTACATTGCCCTCGAGGACGCCGGCACCGGCTCCGGCCCGCTCGTCGCGCGCCCCGGCGAGCCGTATCCGACGATTCCGACGGCCGCGTCGAAATCGATGAGCCTCGATCTGCTGATCAGCCAGCTGAACGACAACGTCCAGTCGCTGACCGGGCTCGTGCACGACCTCCTCGACCACGACACGATCGCCGCGCTGAAGGAATCGGCGGGCAATCTGCAGCAACTCACGAAGACGCTCGCAGACAACAACGCCCGCCTGAACACGCTGATCGCCAACGGCGAGGCCGCGAGCCGCCGGCTGCAGCCGCTGTTGCAATCGAGCCAGCACACCATCGACTCGTTGCAGCCGCTGGTGCGCTCGAGCCAGGATGTCGTCGCTGCGATGCAGCCGCTGGTGCGATCGAGCCGCGACACGGTCGACGCGCTGCAGCTCCAGCTGGTGCCGCAAGCCTACCGGGTGCTCACCGAGCTCGACGAACTGGCGGTGTCGCTCGACGGCATCGCCGACAAGGTCTCCAAGGATCCCCTGTCGGTCGTCCGTGCCGCCCCGGCGCGGCGCCCCGGACCGGGGGAGCGGCCATGA